Proteins found in one Micromonospora sp. WMMD1082 genomic segment:
- a CDS encoding substrate-binding domain-containing protein, producing the protein MTLEGSETGAAETRAPLQVARRQLLLEALQRDGAMRISDLSEALGAAAVTIRRDIAQLAAEGLVQRVHGGVALITPDESPAPEAPAAGPSSLSGRTLGMLVPSLDYYFPEVARGAEEAARELDMRVVLRGSSYDAEDDRPQLERLVDRMGVDGLIIAPRMDTSTAERTIDWLAHAGVPVVLLERTATVGAHHAVMESVVTDHALGAAMAVRHLTSLGHRRVGVVLDANSPTRPHVRRGWLEAANDCGLDPTATVEAVVPDSRSPERDALIDEVLDRCAATGTTALLVHADAEAIALVQRCEERQLAVPGDLSIVAYDDEVAGLFSPPLTAVRPPRRSIGRAAVRLVADRLADPERPTHRVVISPALRIRESTAAPRPSTPPSPSPSGWRPASPTRA; encoded by the coding sequence ATGACCCTGGAAGGCAGTGAGACCGGCGCGGCAGAGACCCGGGCGCCGCTTCAGGTCGCTCGCCGCCAGCTGCTACTGGAGGCGCTGCAACGCGACGGGGCCATGCGCATCTCCGACCTGTCCGAGGCGCTCGGCGCCGCGGCCGTCACCATCCGGCGCGACATCGCCCAACTCGCCGCCGAGGGGCTGGTCCAGCGGGTGCACGGCGGGGTCGCCCTCATCACCCCCGACGAATCGCCGGCGCCGGAGGCGCCGGCCGCCGGCCCGTCCTCCCTCAGCGGGCGCACGCTGGGCATGCTCGTGCCGTCGCTCGACTACTACTTTCCGGAGGTGGCCCGGGGCGCCGAGGAGGCCGCCCGCGAGCTGGACATGCGGGTCGTGCTGCGGGGCTCCTCCTACGACGCCGAGGACGACCGGCCCCAGCTGGAACGTCTCGTCGACCGGATGGGCGTCGACGGGTTGATCATCGCGCCGCGGATGGACACGTCGACCGCGGAGCGGACCATCGACTGGCTGGCCCACGCCGGCGTCCCGGTGGTGCTGCTGGAGCGCACGGCCACGGTGGGCGCCCACCACGCCGTGATGGAATCGGTGGTGACCGATCACGCGCTGGGCGCGGCCATGGCGGTGCGGCACCTCACCTCCCTCGGTCACCGCAGGGTCGGCGTGGTGCTGGACGCCAACAGCCCCACCCGTCCGCACGTGCGCCGGGGTTGGCTGGAGGCCGCGAACGACTGCGGGCTGGACCCCACGGCGACCGTCGAGGCCGTGGTGCCGGACTCGCGCTCGCCGGAGCGGGATGCCCTGATCGACGAGGTGCTCGACCGCTGCGCGGCTACCGGCACGACCGCGCTGCTGGTGCACGCCGACGCGGAGGCGATCGCGCTGGTGCAGCGCTGCGAGGAGCGGCAACTGGCCGTGCCCGGTGATCTGTCCATCGTGGCGTACGACGACGAGGTCGCCGGCCTGTTCAGCCCGCCGCTGACCGCGGTGCGGCCGCCGCGCCGCTCGATCGGCCGCGCCGCCGTGCGTCTCGTCGCCGACCGCCTCGCCGACCCGGAGCGCCCCACCCACCGGGTCGTCATCAGCCCGGCCCTGCGCATCCGCGAGTCCACCGCCGCGCCCCGCCCCTCGACGCCGCCGTCACCGTCGCCGTCGGGGTGGCGTCCGGCCTCGCCGACCAGGGCGTGA
- a CDS encoding RICIN domain-containing protein → MTTGMVASAVTGNSTPAQAAPVTITNGTQFTDTSGNPLHAHGGGVLKVGNYYYWFGENRNPNNTFRAVSVYRSTDLRNWEFRNNVLTQSSASELQVANIERPKVIYNASTGRYVMWMHKENGTNYSEARAAVASSATVDGNYTYHGSFRPLGHMSRDITLYNDNGTGYMISAADENYDLHIYRLNADFLNVASLVGNFWNDAHREAPALFKRGSTYFMLTSGATGWNPNQARYATASSISGPWTGWTNVGDSTTFRSQPTFVLPIQGTSTTSYLYMGDRWAGAWGGPVNDSQYVWLPITFPSSTSMSLSWAPSITIDTATGTITANSPTYYRVTNRNSGRVMDVVSSSTANNAEVKQYAWNGGGNQRWEFQDAGGGYFRIVNQNSGRCLDVSSGSTADGANIIQYTCGSGTNQQWQWVATGSYYQLRARHSGKCLDVVNAGTGDGADIQQFTCHSGTHQQWSRTAV, encoded by the coding sequence ATGACGACCGGAATGGTGGCGTCGGCGGTCACCGGCAACAGCACACCCGCCCAGGCGGCACCGGTGACCATCACCAACGGCACCCAGTTCACCGACACGAGCGGCAACCCCCTGCACGCCCACGGGGGCGGCGTGCTCAAGGTGGGCAACTACTACTACTGGTTCGGCGAGAACCGCAACCCGAACAACACGTTCCGGGCGGTGTCGGTCTACCGCTCCACCGACCTGCGCAACTGGGAGTTCCGCAACAACGTGCTCACCCAGTCCTCGGCCAGCGAGTTGCAGGTCGCCAACATCGAGCGGCCGAAGGTCATCTACAACGCCAGCACCGGGCGCTACGTGATGTGGATGCACAAGGAGAACGGCACGAACTACAGCGAGGCGCGCGCCGCCGTGGCGTCGTCGGCCACCGTGGACGGCAACTACACCTACCACGGCAGCTTCCGCCCGCTCGGGCACATGTCCCGGGACATCACCCTCTACAACGACAACGGCACCGGCTACATGATCTCGGCGGCCGACGAGAACTACGACCTGCACATCTACCGGCTCAACGCGGACTTCCTCAACGTCGCCAGCCTGGTCGGCAACTTCTGGAACGACGCGCACCGCGAGGCCCCGGCGCTGTTCAAGCGGGGCAGCACCTACTTCATGCTGACCTCGGGGGCGACCGGCTGGAACCCGAACCAGGCCAGGTACGCGACCGCGTCGAGCATCTCCGGCCCGTGGACCGGCTGGACGAACGTGGGCGACTCCACCACCTTCCGCTCCCAGCCGACGTTCGTACTGCCGATCCAGGGCACCTCCACGACGAGCTACCTCTACATGGGCGACCGCTGGGCCGGCGCCTGGGGCGGGCCGGTCAACGACTCGCAGTACGTCTGGCTGCCGATCACCTTCCCGTCGAGCACCAGCATGAGCCTGAGCTGGGCCCCGTCGATCACCATCGACACGGCCACCGGCACCATCACCGCGAACTCACCGACGTACTACCGGGTGACGAACCGCAACAGCGGCCGGGTCATGGACGTGGTGAGCAGCTCGACGGCCAACAACGCGGAGGTCAAGCAGTACGCCTGGAACGGCGGCGGCAACCAGCGCTGGGAGTTCCAGGACGCCGGTGGCGGCTACTTCCGCATCGTCAACCAGAACAGCGGCCGGTGCCTCGACGTCTCCTCCGGCTCGACCGCCGACGGCGCCAACATCATCCAGTACACCTGCGGCAGCGGCACCAACCAGCAGTGGCAGTGGGTGGCGACCGGCAGCTACTACCAACTCCGCGCCCGCCACAGCGGCAAGTGCCTCGACGTGGTCAACGCCGGCACCGGCGACGGCGCCGACATCCAGCAGTTCACCTGCCACAGCGGCACCCACCAGCAGTGGTCCCGCACCGCGGTCTGA
- a CDS encoding family 43 glycosylhydrolase has protein sequence MTPSGQRSRRRLRWLTALVGVLALVAGAVAAPPPASAATTLIYTTFKGDGAADQELWVYRSTNGGTSYSVLSDTNYRGPTGVLRDPSIIRHNGRYYIAYTVQSWTTNSTHFNIASSTNLTSWTHVASVNSGIANTRFTWAPEFYVEGGTIRIIASVAATTCSNCFRPYVYTAQNTALTSWSGPAQMWGLATNYIDTVVVKSGNTWHAFAKNETTKFIEHWTTTANLFEGWTNRGTLWSSGYEGPSLVRLDDGRWRIYVDRYTNGGVWTATSTDLNTWTGLSAVGCSGCRHGTALPV, from the coding sequence ATGACACCGTCGGGACAGCGATCGCGCCGGCGCCTGCGCTGGCTGACCGCACTGGTCGGCGTCCTCGCCCTCGTCGCGGGTGCCGTCGCCGCGCCGCCGCCGGCCTCGGCCGCCACGACACTGATCTACACGACGTTCAAGGGTGACGGCGCGGCGGACCAGGAACTGTGGGTCTACCGGTCCACCAACGGCGGCACCAGCTACAGCGTGCTGTCGGACACCAACTACCGAGGCCCCACCGGCGTGCTGCGCGATCCGAGCATCATCCGGCACAACGGCCGGTACTACATCGCGTACACCGTCCAGTCCTGGACCACCAACTCGACCCACTTCAACATCGCGTCCAGCACCAACCTCACGTCCTGGACGCACGTCGCCAGCGTCAACTCGGGGATCGCCAACACCAGATTCACCTGGGCTCCCGAGTTCTACGTCGAGGGCGGCACCATCCGGATCATCGCAAGCGTCGCGGCCACCACGTGCTCCAACTGCTTCCGCCCGTACGTCTACACCGCGCAGAACACCGCCCTGACCTCCTGGAGCGGCCCCGCGCAGATGTGGGGCCTGGCCACCAACTACATCGACACCGTCGTGGTGAAGTCGGGCAACACCTGGCACGCGTTCGCGAAGAACGAGACGACCAAGTTCATCGAGCACTGGACCACGACCGCGAACCTGTTCGAGGGCTGGACCAACCGGGGAACCCTCTGGAGTTCCGGCTACGAGGGACCGTCCCTGGTCCGGCTGGACGACGGCAGGTGGCGCATCTACGTCGACCGGTACACCAACGGCGGGGTGTGGACCGCGACGAGTACCGACCTCAACACCTGGACCGGGCTGAGCGCGGTCGGCTGCTCCGGCTGCCGGCACGGCACGGCCCTGCCCGTCTAG
- a CDS encoding DUF2264 domain-containing protein, with the protein MRQDLGWARSDWLALADRLLAAARPFASPGHALVTFPGAAGGYGRAVDGLEGFARTFLLAGFRIAGARGVGVDELADRYGAGIAAGTDPTSPERWLRLDEHPQAKVEAAAIALILDLTRPWIWDRLPSTVQERVVDYLAPAVGDHTYPRINWVWFRLVVQTFLRSVDGPHALDEMAEDLATHDGFARADGWLSDGPERAYDHYVGWALHAYPTLWARMTGAADLAEERRERDLAALDRFLRDAVALVGADGSPLIQGRSLVYRFAAAAPFWVGAIAGVPSVDLGQLRRAATRVVRHFVDRGAPDDRGLLTLGWHGPWPRLAQAYSGPGSPYWASKGLLGVALPADHPVWTEPERPLPVEEPDTVRAIRAPGWLVSATRADGIVRVVNHGTDHATEGATVGDSPLYARLGYSTATTPVLDESGWRNPLDQSVTLVDHAGRATHRAGMRLLTVQVDGDGLGVAGSRAFAHWVDPDPGQRDHGSGRTGPHRPAGHLTVYSLVRGAWELRLIRLDDLAAGVQAAALRLRIGGWALAGDATAACADGVTTVTANGLTSRLESVHGDGTAGATTVPHGGPLAGGLVVPWLDHAAEPGSWIAALTELTSGSTAPQACRALLDDDADGLHVAVDWPDGASTATRLDLERPGPPPGGLVAVRAHPGP; encoded by the coding sequence ATGCGACAGGATCTCGGCTGGGCCCGCAGTGACTGGTTGGCCCTCGCCGACCGGCTGCTCGCCGCCGCCCGGCCGTTCGCGTCCCCCGGGCACGCCCTCGTCACCTTTCCCGGCGCCGCGGGCGGTTACGGCCGGGCCGTCGACGGCCTGGAGGGGTTCGCCCGGACGTTTCTGCTGGCCGGGTTCCGGATCGCCGGTGCCCGGGGCGTCGGCGTCGACGAACTCGCCGACCGGTACGGCGCCGGCATCGCCGCCGGCACCGACCCGACCTCCCCGGAGCGCTGGCTGCGGCTGGACGAGCACCCGCAGGCCAAGGTGGAGGCCGCCGCCATCGCCCTGATCCTGGACCTGACCCGCCCCTGGATCTGGGACCGGCTGCCGTCCACCGTGCAGGAACGGGTGGTCGACTACCTGGCTCCGGCGGTCGGCGACCACACGTACCCGCGCATCAACTGGGTCTGGTTCCGGCTGGTCGTGCAGACGTTCCTGCGCTCGGTGGACGGGCCGCACGCACTCGACGAGATGGCCGAGGACCTGGCCACCCACGACGGCTTCGCCCGCGCCGACGGGTGGCTGTCCGACGGGCCGGAACGCGCCTACGACCACTACGTGGGGTGGGCCCTGCACGCGTACCCGACCCTGTGGGCCCGGATGACCGGCGCCGCCGACCTGGCCGAGGAGCGCCGCGAACGGGACCTGGCCGCCCTCGACCGGTTCCTGCGGGACGCGGTCGCCCTGGTGGGCGCCGACGGGTCGCCGCTGATCCAGGGACGGAGCCTGGTCTACCGGTTCGCCGCCGCGGCGCCGTTCTGGGTCGGTGCGATCGCCGGCGTGCCCTCGGTCGACCTCGGCCAGTTGCGTCGCGCGGCCACGCGCGTCGTGCGCCACTTCGTCGACCGTGGCGCCCCGGACGACCGTGGCCTGCTCACCCTGGGCTGGCACGGGCCGTGGCCCCGGCTGGCCCAGGCGTACTCCGGTCCCGGCTCGCCGTACTGGGCGAGCAAGGGGCTGCTCGGCGTCGCGCTGCCCGCCGACCATCCGGTGTGGACGGAGCCGGAGCGGCCGCTGCCGGTCGAGGAACCCGACACGGTACGGGCCATCCGCGCGCCGGGCTGGCTGGTCTCGGCCACCCGCGCCGACGGGATCGTCCGCGTCGTCAACCACGGCACCGACCACGCGACGGAAGGCGCCACCGTCGGCGACTCCCCGCTCTACGCCCGGCTCGGTTACTCCACCGCCACCACCCCGGTTCTCGACGAGAGCGGCTGGCGCAATCCGCTCGATCAGTCCGTCACCCTCGTTGACCACGCGGGCCGGGCCACCCACCGCGCCGGCATGCGCCTGCTGACCGTCCAGGTCGACGGCGACGGCCTCGGCGTGGCCGGGTCGCGGGCGTTCGCCCACTGGGTCGACCCGGATCCCGGCCAGCGCGACCACGGCAGCGGCCGCACCGGCCCGCACCGGCCGGCCGGGCACCTCACCGTGTACTCGCTGGTCCGCGGCGCCTGGGAGCTGCGCCTGATCCGCCTCGACGACCTTGCCGCCGGCGTCCAGGCGGCGGCGCTGCGGCTGCGGATCGGCGGCTGGGCCCTCGCCGGGGACGCGACGGCCGCCTGTGCCGACGGTGTGACGACCGTGACGGCGAACGGCCTGACCAGCCGGCTCGAATCGGTACACGGAGACGGAACGGCCGGTGCCACCACCGTCCCGCACGGCGGGCCCCTGGCCGGCGGGCTGGTCGTGCCCTGGTTGGACCACGCCGCCGAGCCGGGCAGCTGGATCGCCGCCCTCACGGAGCTGACCTCGGGGTCCACGGCACCGCAGGCGTGTCGGGCCCTACTGGACGACGACGCCGACGGCCTGCACGTGGCGGTCGACTGGCCCGACGGGGCCAGCACCGCGACCCGCCTGGACCTGGAACGGCCAGGCCCGCCGCCCGGCGGCCTGGTAGCAGTGCGGGCCCACCCGGGCCCTTGA
- a CDS encoding ricin-type beta-trefoil lectin domain protein, whose product MHVTTPEPFPTPRRRSAWRLLVSLLSTLILVPVVAVSHATPASANTSQFRGMNWARLGDNFTTGTLVLDGLSSSDSYATVRAKANAIYTGMENHLGVNTVRLPVNTHTVSSSWWSAYRGTIDAATERGFKVILTYWEDGASSGGRITNMGAFNSMWDTVISQYGANSRVYFEPMNEPHGYSESEWMNVAANWINARSSVPRGRIFVSGTGYNTDLRPVCNDSRFSGTLLSYHHYAFMFGENDYAGWRNSFETRLGSCASRAVLTEFGGPMDTGLNYHNASSTDNFVRHIRAVTDSMRARTMGSVYWPALGGKVTSGQTYDWYSMFARQGSGTNITLSVRNPSGADRVRHGWGDGSGAGPQVTSIVNRNSGKCLDVVSASTANNADIIQWDCHSGANQRWQLQPVGGAYYQIVSQHSGRCLDVASASTANNARVAQYDCHSGTNQQWELRSSGGYTQIVARHSGKCLDVISASTENGTRIQQYDCYGGTNQHWTL is encoded by the coding sequence ATGCATGTCACCACCCCCGAACCGTTCCCGACGCCGCGCCGACGTTCCGCCTGGCGCCTGCTGGTCAGCCTGCTGAGCACGCTGATCCTGGTACCGGTCGTCGCCGTGTCCCACGCCACGCCGGCCAGCGCGAACACCAGCCAGTTCCGGGGCATGAACTGGGCCCGGTTGGGCGACAACTTCACCACCGGCACCCTCGTCCTCGACGGGCTGAGCTCCTCGGACAGCTACGCCACCGTCCGGGCCAAGGCCAACGCGATCTACACCGGGATGGAGAACCACCTCGGCGTCAACACCGTCCGACTGCCGGTCAACACCCACACCGTCAGCTCGTCGTGGTGGAGCGCCTACCGGGGCACCATCGACGCCGCGACCGAGCGGGGATTCAAGGTCATCCTCACCTACTGGGAGGACGGTGCGTCCTCCGGTGGCCGGATCACCAACATGGGCGCCTTCAACTCCATGTGGGACACCGTCATCTCCCAGTACGGCGCCAACAGCCGGGTCTACTTCGAGCCGATGAACGAGCCGCACGGCTACAGCGAGTCCGAGTGGATGAACGTGGCCGCCAACTGGATCAACGCCCGCTCGTCGGTGCCGAGGGGCCGCATCTTCGTCAGCGGCACCGGCTACAACACCGACCTGCGGCCGGTCTGCAACGACAGCCGGTTCAGCGGCACCCTGCTCTCCTATCACCACTACGCGTTCATGTTCGGTGAGAACGACTACGCCGGCTGGCGCAACAGCTTCGAGACCCGCCTGGGCTCGTGCGCCTCGCGGGCGGTGCTGACCGAGTTCGGCGGGCCGATGGACACCGGTCTGAACTACCACAACGCCAGCAGCACCGACAACTTCGTCCGCCACATCCGGGCCGTCACCGACAGCATGCGCGCCCGCACCATGGGCTCGGTCTACTGGCCGGCGCTCGGCGGCAAGGTCACCTCGGGCCAGACCTACGACTGGTACTCCATGTTCGCGCGCCAGGGCAGCGGCACCAACATCACCCTGAGCGTCCGCAATCCCAGCGGCGCGGACCGGGTTCGCCACGGCTGGGGTGATGGTTCCGGTGCCGGCCCCCAGGTGACCAGCATCGTGAACCGGAACTCGGGCAAGTGCCTCGACGTGGTGAGCGCCTCGACCGCGAACAACGCCGACATCATCCAGTGGGACTGTCACAGCGGCGCCAATCAGCGGTGGCAGCTCCAGCCGGTCGGCGGTGCCTACTACCAGATCGTCTCGCAGCACTCCGGCCGGTGCCTCGACGTGGCCAGCGCCTCGACCGCGAACAATGCCCGGGTCGCCCAGTACGACTGCCACAGCGGCACCAACCAGCAGTGGGAACTGCGCAGCTCGGGCGGCTACACCCAGATCGTCGCGCGCCACTCCGGCAAGTGCCTCGACGTGATCAGCGCCTCGACCGAGAACGGTACCCGGATCCAGCAGTACGACTGCTACGGCGGCACCAACCAACACTGGACCCTCTAG
- a CDS encoding heparinase II/III family protein, translating to MAAADRFAGPLAAAWLGASGPALARVLAPPEASLPVPPASERAVWAHPHPATLRHLRARAERDLGTAWPTPLASQYARYFRDGDRDAYEQRVFARQARLTRAAVLAAATLDGTWLDEVVDGVTLLCEQSSWCWPAHDDTRSVHGAVLPTVTDPYLDLGAGEVAAQLAWIDHLLGGPLDTHAPGLRARIRHEVDGRVLRPFAARRDWHWLGLDGDVHNWSAWIHGNVLVAGLRLLDDLDDRPRRAALVELVVEGLDRYVASLPADGAIDEGYGYWWNGACRAHEALDLLAQATGGALDGVPGEALCHTVAFPHRMHLGGDWYLNHADGSARPATDTQPWHALHRAARRVGDRDAQAHAAAHRRPDAPVANEEQGLGRLLRALTDPEWTATGPEWTAAGPAAPPLPRDVWFPSTQVLLARRAAGSPAGLTLAVKGGHNGEHHNHNDVGSVVVALDGVPVLVDAGRPTYTARTFGRDRYAIWTMRSDWHNVPHVRDTAQAPGRGYAARHVVATVDDAVAELSLDIADAYPRTDLRSWRRTARFERHRGRIVITDAWQLDPDAAPASTRLHLLVAGDVQLGPGRATIAALDGAGHLAVSWRPASAPGSSTARVLDDPMLAAVWGERLTRIAIDVTALGPTGALVLTVEETHPHDALSEVPDDPGRQ from the coding sequence ATGGCCGCCGCAGACCGCTTCGCAGGCCCGCTCGCCGCGGCGTGGCTGGGTGCCAGCGGGCCTGCGCTGGCCCGGGTCCTGGCGCCGCCGGAGGCGTCCCTTCCGGTGCCGCCCGCGTCGGAGCGTGCCGTCTGGGCACACCCGCACCCCGCCACGCTGCGGCACCTGCGCGCCCGCGCCGAGCGGGATCTCGGTACCGCCTGGCCGACGCCGCTGGCCAGCCAGTACGCCCGGTACTTCCGCGACGGCGACCGCGACGCGTACGAGCAGCGGGTCTTCGCCCGGCAGGCGCGGCTCACCCGGGCCGCCGTCCTGGCGGCGGCCACCCTCGACGGAACCTGGCTGGACGAGGTGGTCGACGGGGTGACGCTGCTGTGCGAGCAGAGCAGCTGGTGCTGGCCCGCGCACGACGACACCCGCTCGGTGCACGGCGCGGTGCTGCCGACCGTCACCGACCCCTACCTCGATCTCGGCGCGGGCGAGGTCGCCGCGCAGCTGGCCTGGATCGACCACCTGCTCGGCGGGCCGCTCGACACGCACGCGCCCGGCCTGCGCGCGCGGATCCGCCACGAGGTCGACGGGCGGGTGCTGCGCCCGTTCGCCGCCCGCCGGGACTGGCACTGGCTCGGCCTCGACGGCGACGTGCACAACTGGAGCGCGTGGATCCACGGCAACGTGCTCGTCGCCGGGCTGCGCCTGCTCGACGACCTCGACGATCGCCCCCGCCGCGCGGCGCTGGTCGAGCTGGTGGTCGAGGGGCTCGACCGGTACGTCGCGTCGCTGCCCGCCGACGGTGCCATCGACGAGGGCTACGGCTACTGGTGGAACGGCGCCTGCCGGGCGCACGAGGCGCTCGACCTGCTCGCCCAGGCCACCGGCGGCGCGCTCGACGGCGTGCCGGGCGAGGCGCTGTGCCACACCGTGGCCTTTCCGCACCGGATGCACCTGGGCGGCGACTGGTACCTCAACCACGCCGACGGCTCGGCCCGGCCGGCCACCGACACCCAGCCGTGGCACGCCCTGCACCGGGCCGCCCGGCGGGTCGGTGACCGGGACGCGCAGGCGCACGCCGCCGCCCACCGCCGGCCCGACGCGCCGGTCGCCAACGAGGAGCAGGGCCTCGGCCGGTTACTGCGGGCCCTGACCGATCCGGAGTGGACCGCCACCGGGCCGGAGTGGACCGCCGCCGGACCGGCCGCACCACCGCTGCCGCGCGACGTGTGGTTCCCCTCCACCCAGGTGCTCCTGGCCCGCCGTGCGGCCGGCAGCCCGGCCGGGCTGACCCTCGCGGTCAAGGGCGGCCACAACGGCGAGCACCACAACCACAACGACGTCGGCTCCGTCGTGGTCGCCCTCGACGGGGTGCCGGTGCTCGTGGACGCCGGCCGCCCCACCTACACCGCGCGGACCTTCGGCCGGGACCGCTACGCCATCTGGACCATGCGCAGCGACTGGCACAACGTTCCGCACGTCCGCGACACCGCGCAGGCGCCCGGCCGGGGGTACGCCGCCCGGCACGTCGTGGCGACCGTCGACGACGCCGTGGCCGAGCTGAGCCTGGACATCGCCGACGCGTACCCGCGCACCGACCTGCGGAGCTGGCGGCGTACCGCCCGGTTCGAGCGCCACCGTGGACGGATCGTGATCACGGACGCCTGGCAGCTCGACCCGGACGCGGCGCCCGCGTCGACCCGGCTTCACCTGCTCGTCGCCGGCGACGTCCAGCTCGGTCCGGGCCGCGCCACGATCGCCGCCCTGGACGGCGCCGGCCACCTCGCGGTGAGCTGGCGGCCCGCGTCCGCACCGGGCTCGTCGACGGCTCGCGTGCTCGACGATCCTATGCTCGCCGCCGTGTGGGGAGAGCGGCTCACCCGCATCGCGATCGACGTCACCGCGCTCGGACCGACCGGCGCACTCGTCCTCACGGTCGAGGAAACCCATCCGCACGACGCGCTCTCGGAGGTACCCGATGACCCTGGAAGGCAGTGA